The Winogradskyella schleiferi genome has a window encoding:
- a CDS encoding sulfatase family protein, producing MRKIIYLLTVLVAFTTCKEAEKAEVTDQPNIVFIITDDHAYQALSAYDDHLISTPNIDRIADEGMIFNKAYVTNSICSPSRAVALTGKFSHLNSVRDNLDVFDTIQITFPKLLQKAGYETAIYGKWHLKSEPKGFDYWEVLPDQGHYYHPEFLTMKGEIKEKGYVTNVITDKVINYLEKQRDSSKPFMLMYNHKAPHRQRWPSMHDLEDFKYKKIPIPETLFDEYKTKSKASKDAEMRISDHMALSADNKIAPEILERLNYDEFLDWYKGAYIERFNRLTETEQEQWQKVYGPINEDFLKNAPKGQALTLWKYQRYMEDYLGVIKSVDRNVGRLLDYLDENNLTENTMVVYTSDQGFYLGEHGWFDKRFMYEESFRTPLLIRYPKHIKAGSVNTDLVQNIDFASTVLDVAGIDIPEDMQGLSLKPLFNYNNKYWRDALYYHYYEYPGIHMVKRHFGIRTNRYKLIHFYYDIDEWELYDLKEDPQELNNLYNNPNYLEVQTKLHKKLKELRIKYLDNSDSLNQAYIDSDIKRLKALGWY from the coding sequence ATGAGAAAAATAATTTATTTATTGACGGTTTTAGTGGCCTTCACAACCTGTAAAGAAGCTGAGAAAGCAGAAGTTACTGATCAACCTAATATTGTGTTTATCATTACCGATGATCATGCATACCAGGCTCTAAGTGCTTATGACGACCACCTAATCTCCACTCCTAATATCGATAGGATTGCAGATGAAGGAATGATTTTCAACAAAGCTTACGTGACAAATTCCATCTGTTCACCGAGTCGCGCTGTAGCATTAACGGGAAAGTTTAGTCATTTAAATTCTGTGAGAGATAACCTCGATGTGTTTGATACCATACAAATCACCTTTCCTAAGTTGCTTCAAAAGGCAGGTTATGAAACAGCTATTTACGGCAAATGGCATTTAAAATCAGAACCAAAAGGATTTGATTATTGGGAGGTATTACCTGATCAAGGTCATTATTATCACCCTGAATTTTTAACCATGAAAGGCGAAATCAAAGAAAAAGGCTATGTGACTAATGTCATTACGGATAAGGTGATCAACTATCTTGAGAAGCAACGTGATTCTAGCAAGCCCTTTATGCTCATGTATAATCATAAAGCACCACATCGTCAAAGGTGGCCATCTATGCATGATTTGGAAGATTTCAAATACAAGAAAATCCCTATCCCAGAGACCCTTTTTGACGAATACAAAACTAAAAGCAAAGCTTCTAAAGATGCGGAAATGCGTATTTCAGATCACATGGCTTTAAGTGCCGATAATAAAATAGCACCCGAAATTTTAGAACGACTCAATTATGACGAATTTTTAGACTGGTACAAAGGGGCTTATATTGAACGCTTTAATCGACTTACTGAAACTGAACAAGAGCAATGGCAAAAAGTGTATGGACCAATTAATGAAGATTTTTTAAAGAACGCACCGAAAGGTCAAGCCTTAACACTTTGGAAATACCAACGTTACATGGAAGATTATCTGGGTGTAATTAAAAGCGTTGATAGAAATGTTGGTCGTTTACTAGATTATTTAGATGAAAATAATTTAACCGAAAACACTATGGTTGTTTACACATCCGACCAAGGTTTTTATTTAGGAGAACATGGTTGGTTTGACAAGCGTTTTATGTATGAAGAATCATTTAGAACACCATTATTAATTCGTTATCCTAAGCACATAAAAGCAGGAAGCGTGAACACAGATTTGGTTCAGAATATAGATTTTGCATCAACGGTTTTAGATGTTGCAGGAATTGATATTCCTGAAGACATGCAAGGCTTAAGTTTAAAACCACTTTTTAATTATAACAATAAATACTGGCGTGATGCACTGTACTATCATTACTATGAGTATCCAGGCATTCACATGGTCAAACGGCATTTCGGAATTCGTACCAATCGCTATAAACTAATTCATTTCTATTATGATATAGATGAATGGGAGTTATATGATCTCAAAGAAGATCCACAAGAATTGAATAATTTATATAACAATCCCAATTATTTAGAGGTTCAAACTAAACTGCATAAAAAGCTAAAAGAATTACGTATAAAGTATTTAGACAATTCAGACAGCCTAAATCAAGCATATATTGACAGTGATATTAAAAGGTTAAAAGCGTTAGGCTGGTATTAA
- a CDS encoding adenylate/guanylate cyclase domain-containing protein — MSTYDKNKSRFFQRMVEIGAYYDASITEIRYFRVTNIASVLGVIYNVAWMLVALFLTDALVIYGSNTFLGLMFLIALIFNRKGWRVLASVWLILASYMSVLLFLYLLGYSSGVAVVCFLIIILPYMTFPRKARNIAHVFSILACLTLIVTVIFQSNIKAHFSGLDPYISQIVNISITGFICLILIASMSILIDKSEESLMVEQKKSDDLLHNILPAKIVRDLKESGKTIPERHKNVTILFTDFEGFTGLVASISAITLVNELNDIFGRFDEIMEETEVEKIETIGDAYMAACGLEKEMTNHAANCIRAAQMMQSYLEERNKSYDIKWRMRIGIHSGTVVAGVVGKKKFAYDLFGDTINTASRIESAGEVGKINISSSTYKLIKNEFACFSRGKIHAKGKGELEMYFVN, encoded by the coding sequence ATGTCAACTTATGATAAAAACAAATCTAGATTCTTTCAAAGAATGGTTGAAATTGGCGCTTACTATGACGCTTCAATCACTGAAATCAGATATTTTCGTGTAACGAATATTGCATCCGTTTTAGGAGTAATTTATAATGTAGCTTGGATGTTAGTTGCATTGTTTCTCACAGACGCATTAGTGATTTACGGGAGCAATACTTTCTTGGGATTGATGTTTCTAATAGCGTTAATATTCAACAGGAAAGGGTGGCGAGTCTTGGCTTCCGTATGGCTTATTCTAGCATCTTATATGTCTGTTCTCTTGTTTCTTTATTTGTTGGGCTATTCTTCAGGGGTTGCAGTTGTTTGTTTCCTAATTATTATCCTACCATACATGACTTTTCCCAGAAAGGCAAGGAACATAGCCCATGTCTTTAGTATTCTAGCTTGCCTGACTTTGATTGTTACTGTAATATTTCAATCAAATATAAAAGCTCATTTTAGCGGATTAGATCCCTACATATCACAAATAGTTAATATCAGCATTACTGGATTTATTTGCCTCATACTCATAGCAAGTATGTCTATTCTAATTGATAAATCAGAAGAATCTTTAATGGTTGAACAGAAAAAATCAGATGATCTTCTGCACAATATTCTACCAGCAAAGATAGTCAGGGACTTAAAAGAAAGCGGTAAGACAATTCCTGAAAGGCATAAGAATGTCACTATTTTATTCACTGATTTTGAAGGATTTACAGGGCTTGTGGCATCTATATCAGCAATCACTTTGGTCAATGAACTCAATGACATTTTTGGTCGATTCGATGAAATAATGGAAGAAACGGAAGTTGAAAAGATTGAAACGATTGGTGATGCATATATGGCAGCATGTGGCCTTGAAAAAGAAATGACAAATCATGCTGCTAATTGCATTAGAGCAGCACAAATGATGCAATCCTACCTTGAGGAGCGAAATAAAAGCTATGACATAAAATGGAGAATGAGGATTGGAATACATTCAGGAACTGTAGTAGCAGGTGTTGTAGGCAAAAAGAAGTTTGCATACGACCTTTTTGGTGACACTATAAATACCGCCAGCAGAATAGAATCCGCTGGTGAAGTAGGTAAAATCAATATATCTTCATCTACCTATAAACTGATTAAAAATGAATTTGCATGCTTTTCTCGAGGAAAGATCCATGCAAAGGGAAAAGGAGAATTGGAAATGTATTTTGTGAATTAA
- a CDS encoding IS110 family RNA-guided transposase has product MNKDIKYFGIDISHLVFDVTDSDGNYYQFKNNEFGFKKFTKLLNNKSHCVMEATGYYHYQLAYHLLESGIKVSVENPLSVKRFIQMGLSKVKTDKSDSKLICAYAEQVELKLWIGNSKEEIECLQIVRTLSVYTKQSTMLKNKIHGEAVLGNPSKIVVTSLKRSLRQLTKEIKTLEEMLLVLVKQSHQDLFTRLKTIPGIGPKTAIMLVVLTGGFDRFTSASELCSYAGLTPVIRQSGSSVKGRPRISKIGNQKLRNLLFMCSFNACKYNKACRDLYERIVAKGKSKKLALIAVCNKLLKQAFAIAKSGLIYDGNYKSTLVKN; this is encoded by the coding sequence ATGAATAAAGATATTAAATATTTTGGAATTGACATTAGTCATTTAGTTTTCGATGTCACCGATTCTGATGGTAATTATTATCAGTTTAAAAACAATGAATTTGGCTTTAAAAAGTTTACGAAACTTTTAAATAATAAGAGTCATTGCGTCATGGAAGCCACAGGTTATTACCATTATCAGTTGGCTTATCATTTACTGGAATCTGGTATAAAAGTATCGGTGGAAAATCCATTGTCAGTGAAACGTTTCATACAAATGGGACTATCAAAAGTAAAGACCGATAAGAGCGATTCCAAACTTATATGTGCTTATGCTGAGCAAGTAGAATTAAAGCTATGGATAGGTAATTCTAAGGAAGAAATAGAATGCCTCCAAATCGTCAGAACCCTTTCTGTGTATACAAAACAAAGTACTATGCTAAAAAACAAAATACACGGTGAAGCTGTTTTGGGCAATCCAAGTAAGATTGTTGTAACGTCTTTAAAACGTAGCTTAAGGCAACTGACAAAAGAGATAAAAACCTTAGAGGAAATGCTTTTGGTTTTAGTAAAACAATCGCATCAGGATCTGTTTACACGTTTAAAGACCATTCCAGGTATTGGTCCAAAAACAGCTATTATGTTGGTGGTTTTAACAGGAGGTTTTGATCGTTTTACAAGCGCAAGTGAGCTGTGCAGTTACGCAGGTCTGACTCCAGTAATTAGGCAAAGCGGAAGTAGTGTAAAAGGCCGACCGAGAATAAGTAAAATAGGAAACCAGAAACTGAGAAATTTATTGTTTATGTGCAGTTTTAATGCATGTAAATACAACAAGGCTTGCCGAGATCTTTACGAGCGAATTGTGGCCAAAGGAAAGAGCAAAAAACTAGCGTTAATTGCCGTTTGTAATAAGCTGCTAAAACAGGCCTTTGCAATCGCTAAATCAGGATTAATATATGATGGAAATTATAAAAGTACTTTAGTGAAAAATTAA
- a CDS encoding agmatine deiminase family protein, with product MLKHATKSFTSTLASIKSSTMKYYILTIFILLSIFSCNQKNGEQDIDDAAFYMPAEWETHDAIWLGWRERKKTQFHQGIAELIKTLTPTVKVKVAVSSDSLLQVAKKYLSHQKADSTRIEFYVIPGDQYWIRDYGAAFLVNKKGELGVADFGFDQYGLPEFLRLMHKGNVDSIRKYSELWINPETAKVGSLMAKVENAVIKKTSIVHEGGNIEVNGKGTLIICESAVINRNPNRTKEEIEKEFERVLGVSNIIWLKQSLADDPNGFYRRIADNYVGGGVQHSDEFVRFSDPNTILLAWVDEDEKDLNPINKINYERMSENLRILERSTDQDGKPFTIVKIPLPELITKKIIATEDIDFSENSLDLSPRWFIPSERPQEGDTLLRIPAASYMNYLVTNGLVILPTYTKMGTSKKREKEVEQIFKKQFPDRKIVFLDFMPQNWDGGGIHCSTQQQPKTDANKK from the coding sequence GTGCTTAAACACGCAACGAAATCATTCACAAGCACGTTAGCATCAATAAAATCATCAACAATGAAATATTATATTTTAACCATATTTATTCTACTTAGCATTTTTAGTTGCAATCAAAAAAATGGTGAACAAGACATTGATGACGCAGCGTTTTATATGCCAGCTGAATGGGAAACTCACGATGCTATTTGGCTAGGCTGGAGAGAAAGAAAAAAAACACAATTTCATCAGGGAATAGCTGAGTTAATAAAGACGCTTACACCTACAGTAAAAGTCAAAGTTGCTGTATCATCAGATAGCCTGTTACAGGTAGCAAAGAAATACCTGAGTCATCAAAAGGCAGACAGTACCAGAATAGAATTTTATGTCATACCAGGCGATCAATATTGGATTCGTGACTATGGTGCGGCATTTTTAGTCAATAAAAAAGGTGAATTAGGCGTTGCAGATTTTGGCTTTGATCAATATGGCCTTCCCGAATTTTTACGATTAATGCATAAGGGTAATGTCGATAGCATTCGTAAATACTCAGAACTTTGGATTAACCCTGAAACAGCTAAGGTTGGCAGTCTAATGGCAAAAGTTGAAAATGCTGTTATAAAAAAAACGAGTATTGTACATGAAGGAGGCAATATCGAAGTGAATGGGAAAGGAACACTCATTATATGTGAAAGTGCTGTAATTAATAGAAATCCCAATCGTACTAAAGAAGAAATTGAAAAAGAGTTTGAAAGGGTTCTTGGAGTCTCTAACATCATTTGGCTCAAACAAAGCTTGGCAGATGATCCAAATGGGTTTTATAGAAGAATTGCTGACAATTATGTCGGTGGAGGTGTGCAACATTCAGACGAATTCGTACGATTTTCGGATCCGAACACGATTTTATTGGCTTGGGTTGACGAGGATGAAAAGGATTTGAACCCTATAAATAAAATAAACTATGAAAGAATGAGTGAGAATCTTAGGATTCTTGAACGTTCTACCGATCAGGATGGCAAGCCATTTACCATTGTAAAGATTCCATTACCAGAACTTATTACTAAGAAAATTATAGCTACAGAAGATATAGACTTTTCTGAGAATTCACTTGACTTATCTCCTAGGTGGTTTATTCCGTCTGAAAGACCGCAAGAGGGAGACACATTATTGAGAATACCTGCAGCAAGTTATATGAACTATCTGGTCACTAATGGCTTGGTAATTCTACCAACTTATACTAAAATGGGCACTTCTAAAAAAAGAGAGAAAGAAGTCGAGCAGATATTTAAAAAGCAATTCCCTGATAGAAAAATCGTATTTCTTGACTTCATGCCTCAGAATTGGGACGGAGGTGGAATACATTGCTCAACGCAACAACAGCCAAAAACTGATGCTAACAAAAAATAA